AACCACCAGGAACAAGAGCGCAGGAATAGGAAGGTGCAGCCTCTCACTGAGATgtgggtggctctgaaaagagcctttgggttgtgaggacagaagagaacacaattaacctccgaagccgtagagagtgcggccctggcgcttgagcgcgtacaccacgtccatggcggtgacggtcttcctcttggcgtgctcggtgtaggtgacggcgtcacggatcacgttctccaggaagactttcaggacaccgcgagtctcctcatagatgaggccagagatgcgcttgacgcctcctctgcgagctagacggcggatggcaggcttggtgatgccctggatgttatcacggagcaccttcctgtgccgcttggcgccgcccttcccgagaccttttcctcctttgccgcgaccagacatCTTCCACGTAGTCAGCCAAACACGATGACTGATCAGCGCAGAGTCCTTCCTTTATATAGAGAGTGAGCGGACCGGAGCGAGAACTGTACAGATGACGCGTTTCCGGGGCGAGATTTCTGGTACTGAATTTGCAGTTAGCCCCTCCCTttagtctctgattggttgagcacAGAACAGTTGCTAATTTTGAATTTCCCGCTTATTGTGCTCTTATTTCCCCGCTTCTCTATTCTTCTCATCTCGGCGCCGCTGCTAGATCTGTTGGTTATTTCGATTTTTTTTCATTGTTATTTATGTTGCTAGTTTCCAGCTTCTGCCAAATGTTAGCTAGtagaataaaaaatatattctAGGGACAATAATCTACAGAAAACTCGTGATCCCCGGCAGTCACTCATCATTACACGTGGTGCCGGACTGGCGGCCATTACCGGTCCCTCAGAGCAGGGAGCTGCATGTAACCAGTCACCCTGCGGCTCCAGCCCTGGAGAAGATGGGAAAAGTCAAATATACGAGAATTGCTTAACGACCCACCCACCACAAATGCGACCATCGCAGCACACGGGGGAGGGATCTGCTCAGACCAGTGTCAGGCAGAATAGATCACATAAAGGCGTCATCACCGATCTGAGGGACAAATGAGGTTATTAACAGAAACTAAGCGCAGAGATCTCCGATCCGAACAAAAGAGAACAACCTAAAGCCGCAAGACTGAGGAggcggcactaggacccagcgcgtGAGACAGCAGATTGTGATCGGTTATGATCCTCAGGAGCGCGAGCAGCAAATGAGCGGGAATTTCAAATCCACCAGCGGATCGGTAAATGACCACAAAACATCAGCATAAAGAACCGTTCTCAGGAACCGACCAATCACCGATTACTTTTACTCCATTAACTCAATAGTGACCGCGTTCCTGCAGATCCACCCCATTTACGTCTGCACTGTATAGGAACCGCACATCCACCACCGCAAACCCGGTTGTGCACTGTACACACTTTACGCGGTCCTTATAACACGTCGGTTTTGTTATAGATGTCGGACACTTTTGGACTGGGCGAGAATAGAGAATGTGCAGAGCGATAACCAATATCGCTGATCACCTGCAATATCGGAAGCAGCAGCCTCCGTCCATTTAACTGATCGACCGTGCCTGCGCTTCGTACACTGAGAATACGCGCAGAAAAGGGACTGCTCAGGAATCGGCTCATTTGGGAGAGACtttggtggctctgaaaagagcctttgtgtTGTGGTCGCAGCCGGGGCAGATCTAAGCTCTCTCCCCACGGATCCGGCGGGCCAGCTGGATGTCTTTGGGCATGATGGTGACCCTCTTGGCGTGGATGGCGCACAGGTTGGTGTCCTCGAACAACCCCACCAGATAAGCCTCGCTGGCCTCCTGCAGGGCCATGACGGCCGAACTCTGGAAACGCAGATCGGTCTTGAAGTCCTGGGCGATCTCCCTCACCAGGCGCTGGAAGGGAAGCTTACGGATCAGCAGCTCGGTGGATTTCTGATAGCGGCGGATCTCACGGAGAGCGACTGTTCCCGGCCGGTAACGATGCGGCTTCTTCACTCCACCAGTGGCGGGAGCACTCTTCCTGGCGGCCTTTGTGGCCAGCTGCTTGCGGGGAGCTTTCCCTCCGGTGGATTTACGAGCGGTCTGCTTTGTTCTTGCCATGGCTCCGTATAGACGTGTCGGGCACAGATGTGATAAGAGGAGCGGCGGGAGCAGGGTATTTATGCTCCGGGGCGCGTCCTCATTGGTTTCTGGGAAACACGCCCCCTGCGCTCCACTGGCTCTTTCATGAAATAAAGTGGCCAATAAGGGTTGATTTGTTTGACCAGTCATTGTTATTATTCCCGCCCACTAATCCCGCCCCTGAAGTCCCCGCCTCTTCCGTGATGCGTCTGTCCTCAGATCACTCATTTGCCGCTTGCTGGAGCAGCTGATGTATTTGCGTTCAAATGTCCCCGTGTATAGCGCTGTACAGTGCAGCTCCCGCAATATCGACAGATCACACAAACCCCCCATCCTGAGACTGCGCCCAGCATCAGTTATATTACAAACATTAGAAGTCCGAGAactaatcatacagctctgcggggaggaggcggtggcactgatcatacagctctgtggggaggaggtggtggctctgatcatacagctctgtggggagaaggtggttgctctgatcatacagctctgcggggaggaggtagtggcactgataatacagctctgcggggaggaggtagtggcactgatcatacagctctgtggggagaaggtggttgctctgatcatacagctctgcgaggaggaggtgatggcactgatcatacagctctgcggggaggaggtggtggcactgatcatacagctctgcggggaggaggtggtggctctgatcatacagctctgtggggagaggtggtggcactgatcatacagctctgctggggaggaggtggttgctctgatcatacagctctgcggggaggaggtagtggcactgatcatacagctctgcggggaggaggtagtggctctgatcatacagctctgcggggagaatgtgatggctctgatcatacagctctgctggggaggaggtggtggctctgatcatacagctctgtggggagaaggtggttgctctgatcatacagctctgcggggaggaggtagtggcactgataatacagctctgcggggaggaggtagtggcactgatcatacagctctgtggggagaaggtggttgctctgatcatacagctctgcgaggaggaggtgatggcactgatcatacagctctgcggggaggaggtggtggcactgatcatacagctctgtggggagaaggtggttgctctgatcatacagctctgcggggaggaggtggtggcactgatcatacagctctgcgaggaggaggtggtggcactgatcatacagctctgcggggagtgggtgatggcactgatcatacagctctgcggggaggaggtggtggcactgatcatacagctctgcggggaggaggtggtggcactgatcatacagctctgcggggaggaggtagtggctctgatcatacagctctgcggggagaatgtgatggctctgatcatacagctctgctggggaggaggtggtggctctgatcatacagctctgtggggagaaggtggttgctctgatcatacagctctgcggggaggaggtagtggcactgataatacagctctgcggggaggaggtagtggcactgatcatacagctctgcggggaggaggtggtggcactgatcatacagctctgtggggagaaggtggttgctctgatcatacagctctgcggggaggaggtggtggcactgatcatacagctctgcgaggaggaggtggtggcactgatcatacagctctgcggggagtgggtgatggcactgatcatacagctctgcggggaggaggtggtggcactgatcatacagctctgcggggaggtggtggcactgatcatacagccctgtggggaggaggtagtggcactgatcatacagctctgctgggaggaggtgttggcactgatcatacagctctgcggggaggaggtagtggctcTTATAAGAGCCTTTGTGGTATCAGAACAGGGGCTGCAGCTTATTTCTTAGCCGCGGGCTTCTTGGCTTTCGCAGCCTTCTTAACCGACTCTTGGCGGGTTTGGCCGCCTTCTTAGCCGGACTCTTCGTCACCTTCTTGGGCTTGGGAGCGGCTTTCGGCTTTTTGGGGCTCTTGGCCGCTTTCTTGGCAGCTGCGGGCTTCTTGGCCTTTTTCGGGCTCTTCTTGGCCGCGGTCGGAGCCTTCTTGGGCTTCTTCGGAGATTTGGCGGCTTTCTTGGCAGCAGCGGGTTTCTTAGGTTTGGCCGCAGCTGCTGGCTTCTTCTTGGCCACTTTGTCCTTCGTCTCCTGCTTCTTGTTCAGCTTGAAGGACCCGGAGGCGCCGCTGCCCTTCACCTGGAGGAGGGCGCCCTTGGTGACCAGAGACTTGACGGCCAGCTTCAGGCGGCTGTTGTTCTTCTCTACATCGTATCCTCCGGCAGACAGAGCCTTCTTCAGGGCGGCCAGAGACACCCCGCTGCGCTCCTTGGAGGCGGACACGGCTTTCACGATCAGCTCGGAGACGCTGGGGCCGGAGGGTTTATTGCTCTTCTTGGCAGCAGATTTCttcggctgcttcttggatttggcggccggttctgcgggagggggagcggcggctggcgcggtctctgccatcatgtgctgcggaaaaacaaaatgaaaatattTCCTGATAGGAAGGAAAACACTGAGGCCGGAGCTGGAGGCGCCTGTTATATGTACAGGCTTACtgcgcactgattggctgctgagcTGCACCGTTCTGAGCTTCTATTGGCTGACACTGGACATAAACCCCGCCTCCTCCCAGCTGAGTCCGGGTGAAGCACCGCTCTCTCCTTGTGCTTCCCTGCCCGGGATAAAAGCCCTTTACCGGCTAACACCGGACAGCAGAGCGCGCTTCCTCCATCGCCTCTCCTTCTCCAACATCTCCACCGGCCATTTGTAGCCGTCACTAGCAGAGATGCCGGGAAAGAGCGGAGAACAAATCCCGGGATCATCGCCGCCGTCCTCCCGATCTGCACCTCACTGTGTACCGGGGAGATAAATCTGCTGCGGGAGCTCGTTCCTCCTATTCCCGGCTCTTGTCACCATCACAGGGATCTTTACTCCAATGTCTATCGTACAGGGAGCTGATTGTACGATGTGGGGACGAGCTGGAGCTGCTGAGAACCCAGAAGGGTAACACAGGCGACGGCCTCCGCTGACTGCCCCCTCCCtgacctgtgatatcactgtaccccgtatgtgcagagGATTGGGGGGACACGTGTTCCACATCAGTAGATGATCCACATCGGTGGCTGAGTGCAATCACCTGCCTGATATCTTGTCTTAGTGGTGGGAAAGAGCTCTGATGAGGCGACAGCTGCACAGTGCGACTCCCCAACCAAACACATGAACATCTCAGGGGAGAAAACTGAAATATTAACGGATGTATATGACCCCCACTATTATGCAAAAGGGGAATATTGGGAGAAGAGCGGAGACACAAAATCCAGCGTCTACACAGAGAACacagctgtatatagtatatatagtgcacaGCATCACATCTGCACAGCCCAGATCAGCAGTGTAATAAGTGCCACTGATAATAGAGgagagggtacagtatatacagcagagtgtacagtatatagagcagagtacacagtatatagagcagagtgtacagtatatagaccagagtgtacagtatacagagcagtgtgtgcagtatatacagcagagtgtacagtatatagagcagtgtatagtatatacagcagtgtacagtatatagagcagtgtatagtatagtatagtgcggtgtgtacagtatatagagcggtgtgtgcagtatatacagcagagtacacTGTATGtagaccagagtgtacagtatatacagcagagtacacagtatatagaccagagtgtacagtatacagagcagtgtgtgcagTATATGCagcagagtacacagtatatagagcagtgtacagtatatacagcagtgtacagtattTACAGCAATGTACAGTAAatagaccagagtgtacagtatatagagcagtgtacagtagtgcggtgtgtgcagtatatagagcagagtatacagtatatacagcagagtacagtatatagagcagagtgcaCAGTAtaaagagctgtgtgtacagtatatacaggagagggtaCAGTacatagagcagtgtgtacagtatatagagcactgtacacagtatatacagcagtgtgtacagtatgtagAGGAGAGTGTAGAGTAtgtacagcagtgtgtacagtatatagatcaTTGTGTGCATTATATAGAGCAAAGCgttcagtatatagagcagtgtgcagTATAGTGCggtgtatatagagcagtgtatacagtatactattattatttttttatatagcaccattgattccatggtgctgtacatgagcggTGACCTCCCAAAGTGTAGAGGAACAATTCAAGAGTGTGGGGTACTTATTTCagaattcggggggggggggggggttaacggCCCGGGGGGGGGGCATTTTTTTGAGGGGCATTACTTGTGGGCAAGGTCAATTTGGGGGGTCACAGCTCAACCCGGTTTTGGGCTATCAACCCCAAATTTTCAGGGTGTGTAGAGTACCCCTAGCGAACCAATAGTGTAAAAAATTGAGGGTGGCACTTTGAGGGCACCCCAAAACTAATgcccccccacccccaaaaaaaaaaaaaaaaaaaaatgcccccctcccattaacctaaaaattctgaaaaaaaaatagcCCAACTAATGAATTGTTCCTCTACACACTATGAAAATTTGACGTCGATAGCCCCAATCTGGGCTGAGCAGTTACCCCCCAAAGCTGCCCTGCCCATTGAAGCCTATCGCGCGCAGGGTCACTGCCCAGCCTGGTTTGTGCCTACCGACCCCACATTTTCAGGGTGTGTAGAGGAACAATTCAAGAGTGTCGGGTAATTTGTTCAGAAGTTTGGGGGTCGGGAAGGGGGGCATATTTTTGGGGTGATCTCAAAATGCCCCCCACATTTTTGCAGCACTGGTCCACTAGAGCTATGGGTACGCTACACACCCTGAAAATGTGTGGTTGATAGCCACAAACAGGGCTGAGCAGAGACTCCCCAAAGTGACCCTGCCCATTGAAGTCTATGGTGCGCAAGGTCACTGCTCAGCCCGATTTGGGTCTGTCGACCACAAATTCTCAGGGTGTGTAGAGGAACACTTTAAGAGTGTGTGGTAATTTTTTTCAGAATGTTTTGGGTCAACCGGGGCATTTTTTGGTGGGGCACAACGTTTGGGTTGCCCTCAAAAGCCCCCCAAAGTTTTACACCACACCTCCTTTGCTACATATCGAAGTATTGGCAATGCTGATGAGTATACTGGACCCCGCGATCACTTGGCTGGATGTGGGAATGtgcagaggaaaaatgaggataaTGAACGGGATTACAGCAGCACCCCACATGCGGATGGTGGTGCCGAGAAAATCTAGTACATCAGCCTCATTCTGGAGAGGTGCTGACATGAAGGATTGATCAGCTCTCCgtgagagagagcgagaaagaaagagagagagaaagcctgATGTGACGCTACCGGGTCTCGGGTGGGGGAAGTCGCCGGTTCTGTAAAGCGAGTGTGTAGTGGGGGTCAGCACACACACGGCGACTAAGGAGTTAAATGGAGGCGGATATTCCTGTATCTGGGATTGGTCGGCGCCTGCGGATGTCTCTCGCTCATTGGCTGATTACAGATCCGTTGATGGTTTTGAATTTCCCGCTCAATATCTGTTCTTTGTCCGTCGGATTATTACCGGCCCCTCTGCTGGAGCGGCGATCGCCGATAATACCGGGTCCTGTCCTCCCAGCTGTCTGCCCCCAAACACGGGGATCGGTTTGCTTATCGGTTGCCATTAATATTCTGGGGAGGTTATAATAGTCTTCAGAGGCGCCTTCCATCCGAAACATTAGTGTCCAGGACGTGGTCATCACATAGGAGTCTCCGTACCCGGTACACAGGGCGTCCGTCTATCCAGCTGCCTCAGACAGCCACATTCCCTGTGAATATTCGCTGCCCCCTGTTCAGTATAACATCAAGTAGCAGAATCAACACATTCATCTCACGGCAGGACTGTAGTAACCGCATCACTCCGGGGTTTGTACTGTGTGCATAGAGGGGCCTCCGGGAGGCAGTGTGCGGATATATCCCCCATAAATCTGTGAGGTTTGAGATCAATAAGAAGAAACCGCATCACCCGAAGTTTGCGGTGCCGGCTCTAGTATGGAAAGACGGGGAGGAAAATAAGAGGGGAGAGTAGAGAAGACACGTCCCAGGCTGTGACCGATACTACAGGCAGCCGCACGGGGGATATTGTGCCCTGCAGAGACGCTGCGCCCGATACTAATCAGCGCCCAATAAAAGCAGGATCTTAGGACAACATCTTAACAGATTTAGAAAACGCCGGGAGTTGCTCCGTTATTAGAGCTGTAGAGGGATCTGCTTGGGAAAACCAGGTTAGTCTTTCTAGGTCAAAATATTGGAAAAGACCCTAGTCCCAGATCACACACTGCGGGCACATCCCAGAATCTGGATAATGCGGTTTCATTCCTTCGACCGGGAACCCACAGCATTAGTGGCTCAGTAAAGGTTCTAAACGATATATTAACTTTATAACCACCAGGAACCAGAGCGCAGGAATAGGAAGGTGCAGCCTCTCACTGAGATgtgggtggctctgaaaagagcctttgggttgtgaagacagaagagaacacaattaacctccgaagccgtagagagtgcggccctggcgcttgagcgcgtacaccacgtccatggcggtgacggtcttcctcttggcgtgctcggtgtaggtgacggcgtcacggatcacgttctccaggaagactttcaggacaccgcgagtctcctcatagatgaggccagagatgcgcttgacgcctcctctgcgagctagacggcggatggcaggcttggtgatgccctggatgttatcacggagcaccttcctgtgccgcttggcgccgcccttcccgagaccttttcctcctttgccgcgaccagacatCTTCTGCAGTCAGTGAGCAAAAACTGATTCCTGGACAGCACGGACTGCTCCTTTATATGGAGGAAGAATGGACCAGAGAGAGAACTGCAGAGATGACGCACTTCCGGGACGGGTCTTCCAGAATCTACATTTGCCCCTCCCTTCCTCTGCTGATTGGCTGACCACAGAACTGTTGGGACGTTTGAGTTTCCCGCTCATTGGTCATATTCTGCAATTATCTTCCCAGCTTGTATTTTATGCAATTTCTTTCCCTTGTGACTAAAGATATCCCACATATTTTCATCACCGTTCCAGATCATCGTGGTTCATACCATCCAcaatgtatgatgcccccactTATCCCGCACACAGTATGCTGCCCCCAAAGTtatcctccacatagtatgatgccccctacaCAGCAAGATAaccacacagtaggatgcccccacagTTACTGTTTAAGGGTATGATATCCCCAGTTACTCCgaaaacagtatgatgccctaagttaccccccccccccccccccccaacacacacacacacacacacacacacaggaaatatGCTGCACCCACAGTTACACCCTATACAATGTGATACCCCCAGAGCGACCCATCCTCAGTGTAATGTAATGATTAACAATTGTTCATGTTATGGTGAAAGTCTTCCATTAATGGAGATTTGGAAGGGTGAAAGAAGCAAGAGAAATTAGAAGAGATATTTCATCAGATCAACATCTGGTgatgaaatgttcatttttgccATTACCTCATGTACAAATCACAAACCAGAGAGAcacatttttatgcagttttttataTATCATGTTATGCTTTAGTAATGCAAAATCACATGACTGGGCCTTTAATTGTAAAGTACAAATTATTAGgggtttttttgcttctttttcatTGTTTGTCTTAATGTGAAAACTGTACTGGCAGCAAAAGGGTTAAAAAACCAGTGTAACAGAAAAATGATCCCTACTACATTGCCCTCTATAGTGCCAGAGGCATTTACTCTCTTACAACCAGGACTTACTTCTTAGGCGTTAGGGCAGTGAACCCATTAAATGCTGCAGGTCAGTTACTGAGTAGCTGTATGATGGCTCCTGGGTCCCAGTAGGGCACTGTATGAAATACCAGGTCGGATCCACTGCCAATTACAGCACAAAGCCATTTTTGGCAGTGAAATCTGAGTAAGAAAAGTCCCTTCAACATCCACACCAGTAGCAATATGCATCGTGCATCCCCCCATAAAGTGGTTTTGACGTCCTGCAGCAGTGACAGGGGAGTCTAGCGAAGATAATCGCTGTTTTTCGGCAAGGAACATTCCATGTTATCCAAATCAATTTTCTTTATGACCCCAGTGGCCCATTCTGGTGGGCGCTCCTGCCGGCCCCAACAACGTCCCCGTCTGCCATTTGCGTTTCTTTTATCGTGTGCTCCAGCCAGTCTCTTCCATGCTGTTCGGAGGGATCAGTGTCCCCATTGCAGTTTGGGCTACACAGCGAGAAGGATTTCACAAGCCTTTAATGCCACTGGCCGGTCACAGTCACACAGACAAGTCAATAAGGCCGGAAAAAGCCCGACTCTTTCACATGTAACCAGAGCgtcggagatggaacctgagcttctGCTAGATGGCAGCCCTATAGTGTAAGGGCACGTTAGGGACGGCCCCATCTCCAATATTTGTGACATATACACATATAGGAATCCTTAGCCAAACAGTAAACACCTTTACCAAAGTCACGGTTTGTTTCGAAGTCCGACAGCCGAGCAGGTGCGTTTGGAGGTCTGGCAGCAGGGCAGCGCATTTCGAGATCCAACAGCTGTGGAGGTGCGTTTCAAGATCCGACAGCCAACGAAGAGTATTTCGATGTCCGACAGCCGGGTAGATGTGCTTCGAGGTCCAGCAGCCGCGGCGGAGTGATTCGAGGTCCTGTCACGTAGATATATATCCAGTTAGTGCAGTGTACGGGGGAACACAGGTGTTGGTTCTGccccgtatatatatatttacagtgtaTACATTGTTTGCGGTGTATAGGGAACACAGCGCTACCGGGGCCTGGGGTGAAGGTGCCGCATCTTTGGATACTCTGATGAGAGATCAGCTGGAACACGGAAAATAAGAAGTTAAATGGAGGAGACACGTCTGTGTACCTGATGTACGTAGATGTCTCTCCTCCATTTAACGTCCTATTTTCAAGGCTGAGCTTTCCCAAGGCTGCCCGCTCATTGTCTTATCACATGATCCTTTGGGGGATTTGAGTTTCCCGCTCATAATCTCTGGAGGATTATTACCGGTCACTGCCGATAGCGGAGATCACAATCCGGTCACACCCGGAACAGCGCGGAGTCCTGTCCTCCAGAGCCGCCGCACACGGGATCGTCCTCCGAGAGAAGGCGCCGTCACTGATGTGGAGGAGAATCACCCGCCCGGTCCCGATACTCCGGGACCTGCTAACTACATGTAGACCTCAGCGCGGAGTATCAGACACTAATGAGGGGACATTTCCTGCGAGCTTGGCAGACGACACTCCCACCTGAGGGGTCTGAGACTTCATGTGGGATTGACCCATTCATCTCCTattattctgtggatatgtgcACCAACAATGGCGGCAATGGTGTATGTACCATCAGCCTCATGTGAGGACCCCGAGATAGGCGGCGCCGGCTCTtgtggtgacggtgtgggt
The nucleotide sequence above comes from Ranitomeya imitator isolate aRanImi1 chromosome 7, aRanImi1.pri, whole genome shotgun sequence. Encoded proteins:
- the LOC138646014 gene encoding histone H3, which codes for MARTKQTARKSTGGKAPRKQLATKAARKSAPATGGVKKPHRYRPGTVALREIRRYQKSTELLIRKLPFQRLVREIAQDFKTDLRFQSSAVMALQEASEAYLVGLFEDTNLCAIHAKRVTIMPKDIQLARRIRGERA
- the LOC138646163 gene encoding histone H1C-like; amino-acid sequence: MMAETAPAAAPPPAEPAAKSKKQPKKSAAKKSNKPSGPSVSELIVKAVSASKERSGVSLAALKKALSAGGYDVEKNNSRLKLAVKSLVTKGALLQVKGSGASGSFKLNKKQETKDKVAKKKPAAAAKPKKPAAAKKAAKSPKKPKKAPTAAKKSPKKAKKPAAAKKAAKSPKKPKAAPKPKKVTKSPAKKAAKPAKSRLRRLRKPRSPRLRNKLQPLF